A genomic window from Haliaeetus albicilla chromosome 10, bHalAlb1.1, whole genome shotgun sequence includes:
- the ADAR gene encoding double-stranded RNA-specific adenosine deaminase — MNRGAGRGRGSHLTWSRRNCPSTNQVFFNRPRTPREANQETFLHQQFLTERHTEVCLLQGQGSHDESRIRGVRPAAPAPAERWQPSCSRGRWHRFSSKRPWVEISPRYCPPQYRHQENSERDSDAIRLNFQRLSLAGQDCEQEILNIFRKLGEGKTCTVHDLAHKLKTQKKEVNRVLYKLFREGKLHKGEETPPLWRIASPSTGRERSPADHSGGCTGPACESRGGERSAVGSGNADPVMAETKDKICNYLFSVAETTALNLAKNIGFSRAKDVNAFLSALEKLGDVHKQNTSPPRWSLTDRKRERMQMRLKASVVMQTADPTPESGFPPSSVPSCPQEMTVASPAVTTSEEESIENGQQPLGQTDQSDASDTEAAPPEDTKPGFSSLSNYDNSENGKWATDDIPDNLNTIKKQPNESESIMNSQSSPSYAAQFETAFPCTPVEKLMACQEKNPVSGLTEYSQYTYQHCEFAMLEQSGPSHEPRFKFQAVINGRRFPPAEAGSKKLAKQEAAANAMKVLMSEAENGRHGGIKCEEAFSSDNSEPELPLHPEPEPSSAPAHLSLLPGKHPISILMEYGQKSGNTIEFQLVSQEGPPHDPRFSYCVKMGDQIFPAVVGNSKKGAKQMAAEVAVKILSGESVPHVLPEQPVVKPHGDQSMHSCGQWIATPDESKVAKAKGVGELIKYLNVNPVSGLLEYARSNGFAAEFKLIDQSGPPHDPKFVYQAKVGGRWFPAVTAHNKKQGKQEAADAALRVLIGETEKIERLEGMNITELPVSGSTLHDQMAMLSHQRFNTLTARIQHSLLGRKILAAIIMRKGNKGLGAVVSIGTGNRCVKGEELSLKGETVNDCHAEIISRRGFVRFLYSELMKYDPSNPSSAEESIFEPAGGKRLKIKSNVTFHLYVSTAPCGDGALFDKSCSDQASVVGPAQHQPLFENPKQGKLRTKVENGEGTIPVESSDIVPTWDGIQHGERLRTMSCSDKILRWNILGLQGALLSHFIEPVYLSSVTLGYLYSQGHLTRAICCRVARDGNVLQEKLQAPYHINHPEVGRVSVYDSARQTGKTKESSVNWCLADESEVEVLDGTKGKVDGPKLEVSRVSKRKMFALFQQLCVKNNCKDLQNLSVYSDAKEAATAYQEAKQCFFSTLEEMGYGSWIRKPQEEDNFSLPDA; from the exons ATGAACAGAGGCGCTGGTCGAGGCAGAGGCTCACATCTTACCTGGTCAAGACGTAACTGCCCCAGCACTAATCAAGTTTTTTTTAACCGCCCTCGTACCCCACGAGAAGCTAATCAGGAAACCTTTTTACACCAGCAGTTCCTAACAGAGCGGCACACTGAAGTCTGTTTGCTTCAGGGACAGGGATCACACGACGAATCACGCATTAGAGGCGTGCGACCTGCggcaccagctcctgcagagaGATGGCaacccagctgcagcagaggaaggtGGCATAGGTTCTCCAGTAAGCGTCCATGGGTAGAGATTTCACCACGTTATTGCCCTCCTCAGTACCGTCATCAGGAGAACTCGGAGAGAGATTCTGACGCCATCAGGCTGAATTTCCAGAGACTGTCTCTTGCTGGACAAGACTGTGAACAAGaaattctgaatattttcaggAAGCTTGGGGAGGGGAAGACTTGTACAGTTCATGATCTCGCACATAAACTTAAAACTCAAAAGAAAGAGGTCAACCGTGTTTTGTATAAACTCTTCAGAGAAGGCAAGTTGCACAAAGGTGAAGAGACGCCGCCACTGTGGAGGATTGCTAGCCCAAgcacagggagagaaagaagccCCGCTGACCACAGTGGTGGTTGCACAGGTCCAGCTTGtgagagcagaggaggagagaggagtgcCGTTGGCTCAGGAAACGCTGACCCCGTGATGGCTGAGACAAAGGACAAAATCTGCAACTACTTGTTCAGTGTGGCAGAAACAACAGCGCTCAACCTTGCCAAAAACATTGGGTTTTCAAGGGCCAAGGATGTTAATGCCTTTCTTAGCGCTTTGGAAAAGCTGGGAGATGTCCACAAGCAGAACACAAGCCCCCCACGGTGGTCCCTGACAGATAGGAAACGCGAGCGGATGCAGATGAGGCTGAAGGCCAGTGTCGTAATGCAGACGGCAGATCCCACACCTGAGTCAGGTTTTCCACCTTCCTCTGTTCCTTCTTGTCCCCAGGAGATGACTGTAGCTTCACCAGCCGTGACAACATCGGAAGAAGAAAGTATAGAAAACGGACAGCAGCCTTTGGGGCAAACTGATCAGAGCGATGCCAGTGACACGGAAGCAGCCCCACCTGAGGACACTAAGCCTGGATTCTCCAGTTTGAGTAATTATGATAACTCTGAAAATGGCAAGTGGGCCACAGATGATATCCCAGATAATCTGAACACTATCAAAAAGCAGCCCAATGAGTCAGAATCCATCATGAATTCCCAGTCTTCCCCCAGTTACGCTGCCCAGTTTGAAACTGCTTTCCCATGTACGCCTGTGGAGAAACTGATGGCTTGTCAGGAGAAGAACCCAGTGAGTGGCCTTACCGAATATTCCCAGTACACGTACCAGCACTGTGAATTTGCTATGCTGGAGCAGAGTGGACCCTCTCACGAGCCACG atTTAAGTTCCAGGCAGTGATTAATGGGCGCCGATTCCCaccagcagaagcagggagcAAAAAACTTGCTAAACAGGAGGCAGCAGCTAATGCTATGAAGGTCCTGATGAGTGAAGCAGAGAATGGAAGACACGGTGGAATTAAATGTGAAGAGGCATTTTCCTCTGACAACTCTGAACCGGAATTG CCTTTGCATCCAGAGCCAGAGCCATCATCTGCACCAGCTCATCTCAGCTTGCTTCCTGGGAAGCACCCTATCAGCATATTAATGGAGTACGGACAAAAATCAGGGAACACGATTGAATTCCAGCTGGTCTCTCAGGAAGGCCCACCTCATGATCCTAG GTTCAGCTACTGTGTGAAAATGGGTGACCAAATTTTCCCTGCTGTGGTAGGAAACAGCAAGAAAGGAGCGAAGCAAATGGCAGCAGAAGTTGCTGTGAAGATTCTTTCTGGAGAGTCTGTACCCCATGTCTTGCCTGAACAG CCTGTTGTGAAGCCCCATGGTGACCAGTCCATGCACAGCTGTGGACAATGGATCGCCACTCCAGATGAATCCAAGGTGGCAAAAGCAAAGGGTGTTGGGGAGCTCATCAAATACCTTAATGTCAATCCTGTCAGTGGCCTGCTGGAATACGCCCGCTCTAATGGGTTTGCTGCAGAGTTCAAACTCATTGACCAGTCAGGACCTCCCCATGACCCCAA GTTTGTCTATCAGGCAAAGGTTGGAGGCCGTTGGTTCCCAGCTGTAACTGCACACAATAAAAAGCAGGGCAAGCAGGAGGCAGCTGATGCAGCGCTTAGAGTCCTGATTGGGGAAACAGAGAAGATTGAGCGCCTGGAAGGGATGAACATCACTGAG CTCCCTGTGAGTGGCAGTACCCTACATGATCAGATGGCTATGCTGAGCCACCAGCGCTTCAACACCCTCACTGCTCGCATCCAGCACAGTTTGCTTGGGCGGAAGATCCTGGCTGCCATCATCATGCGGAAAGGAAATAAGGGCCTGGGAGCAGTGGTCAGCATTGGAACGG gtaATCGTTGCGTGAAAGGGGAGGAGCTGAGCTTGAAAGGGGAGACAGTGAATGACTGTCATGCAGAAATCATTTCTCGAAGAGGCTTTGTGAG GTTTCTCTATAGTGAGCTGATGAAGTATGACCCGTCTAATCCTTCCTCTGCAGAAGAGAGCATTTTTGAGCCAGCGGGAGGGAAGAGACTCAAAATAAAGAGCAATGTTACCTTTCACCTCTACGTCAG CACAGCACCTTGTGGAGATGGGGCACTCTTTGATAAATCCTGCAGCGATCAGGCAAGCGTGGTAGGGCCAGCCCAGCATCAGCCTCTCTTTGAGAACCCCAAGCAAGGCAAGCTACGGACCAAGGTGGAGAACG gggAAGGTACCATTCCTGTGGAGTCGAGTGACATTGTGCCCACATGGGATGGGATCCAGCATGGGGAGCGGTTACGAACCATGTCCTGCAGTGACAAAATCTTACGCTGGAATATACTTGGCTTGCAAGGAGCACTGCTGTCACACTTCATAGAACCGGTTTATCTCAGCTCTGTTACACTTG GTTACTTGTACAGTCAGGGTCATTTAACACGTGCAATCTGCTGCCGCGTGGCAAGAGATGGGAACGTGCTGCAGGAAAAGCTCCAGGCTCCGTATCACATTAACCATCCTGAG GTTGGGCGAGTCAGCGTATACGACTCTGCAAGGCAGACGGGCAAGACAAAGGAGTCTTCGGTGAATTGGTGTCTTGCTGATGAAAGCGAAGTTGAAGTGTTGGATGGCACAAAAGGGAAAGTAGATGG ACCAAAGCTAGAGGTGTCTCGTGTATCCAAGAGGAAAATGTTTGCCCTGTTCCAGCAGTTATGTGTCAAGAACAACTGCAAAGACCTGCAGAACCTCTCGGTGTACTCAGATGCTAAGGAGGCAGCCACGGCGTACCAAGAAGCCAAGCAGTGCTTCTTCAGCACACTGGAAGAGATGGGCTATGGCAGCTGGATCCGCAAACCCCAAGAGGAAGATAATTTCTCTCTCCCTGATGCATAA
- the CHRNB2 gene encoding neuronal acetylcholine receptor subunit beta-2 isoform X2, with amino-acid sequence MALLRVLCLLAALRRSLGTDTEERLVEYLLDPARYNKLIRPATNGSELVTVQLMVSLAQLISVHEREQIMTTNVWLTQEWEDYRLTWKPEDFDNMKKVRLPSKHIWLPDVVLYNNIFWLPPAIYKSACKIEVKHFPFDQQNCTMKFRSWTYDRTEIDLVLKSEVASLDDFTPSGEWDIVALPGRRNENPDDSTYVDITYDFIIRRKPLFYTINLIIPCILITSLAILVFYLPSDCGEKMTLCISVLLALTVFLLLISKIVPPTSLDVPLVGKYLMFTMVLVTFSIVTSVCVLNVHHRSPTTHTMPPWVRTLFLRKLPALLFMKQPRQNCARQRLRQRRHTQERAATATLFLQAGARACTCYANPGTAKAEGLNGYREQQGQAPAPAAGCACGLEEAVDGVRFIADHMRSEDDDQSVSEDWKYVAMVIDRLFLWIFVFVCVFGTVGMFLQPLFQNYATNSLLQLGQGTPTSK; translated from the exons GGAGCCTGGGCACGGACACGGAGGAGCGGCTGGTTGAGTATCTGCTGGACCCCGCGCGCTACAACAAGCTGATCCGGCCGGCGACCAACGGCTCCGAGCTGGTGACCGTGCAGCTGATGGTGTCGCTGGCGCAGCTCATCAGCGTG CACGAACGGGAGCAAATCATGACCACCAATGTCTGGCTGACGCAG GAGTGGGAAGACTACCGCCTCACCTGGAAGCCGGAGGATTTTGACAACATGAAGAAAGTCCGCCTGCCCTCCAAGCACATCTGGCTGCCTGATGTGGTGCTCTACAACAA CATCTTCTGGCTGCCGCCGGCCATCTACAAGAGTGCATGCAAGATCGAGGTGAAGCACTTCCCCTTCGACCAGCAGAACTGCACCATGAAGTTCCGCTCCTGGACCTATGACCGCACCGAGATCGACCTGGTGCTGAAGAGCGAGGTGGCCAGCCTGGATGACTTCACGCCCAGTGGCGAGTGGGACATCGTGGCACTGCCGGGACGCCGCAATGAGAATCCCGATGACTCCACCTACGTGGACATCACCTACGACTTCATCATCCGGCGCAAGCCGCTCTTCTACACCATCAACCTCATCATCCCCTGCATTCTCATCACCTCCCTGGCCATCCTTGTCTTCTACCTCCCGTCCGACTGCGGCGAGAAGATGACGCTCTGCATCTCCGTCCTGCTCGCCCTCACCGTCTTCCTGCTGCTCATCTCCAAGATTGTGCCACCCACGTCACTGGACGTGCCACTAGTGGGCAAGTACCTTATGTTCACCATGGTGCTGGTAACCTTCTCCATCGTCACCAGCGTCTGCGTCCTCAATGTGCACCACCGCTCACCCACCACGCACACCATGCCACCTTGGGTCCGCACCCTCTTCCTCCGCAAGCTCCCGGCACTGCTCTTCATGAAGCAGCCGCGGCAGAACTGTGCACGCCAGCGCCTGCGCCAGCGCCGGCACACCCAGGAGCGCGCCGCCACCGCCACCCTCTTCCTCCAGGCTGGTGCCCGCGCCTGCACCTGCTACGCCAACCCTGGCACTGCCAAGGCTGAGGGGCTCAATGGCTACCGGGAGCAGCAGGGGCAGGCGCCAGCCCCTGCGGCTGGCTGCGCCTGCGGGCTGGAAGAGGCGGTGGACGGCGTGCGCTTCATCGCCGACCACATGCGCAGCGAGGACGACGACCAGAGT GTGAGCGAGGACTGGAAGTACGTGGCCATGGTCATCGACCGTCTCTTCTTATGGATCTTCGTCTTCGTCTGTGTCTTCGGCACCGTCGGCATGTttctccagcccctcttccAGAACTACGCCACCaactccctgctgcagctcGGCCAGGGCACCCCCACCTCCAAATAG
- the CHRNB2 gene encoding neuronal acetylcholine receptor subunit beta-2 isoform X1, whose protein sequence is MALLRVLCLLAALRRSLGTDTEERLVEYLLDPARYNKLIRPATNGSELVTVQLMVSLAQLISVHEREQIMTTNVWLTQEWEDYRLTWKPEDFDNMKKVRLPSKHIWLPDVVLYNNADGMYEVSFYSNAVISYDGSIFWLPPAIYKSACKIEVKHFPFDQQNCTMKFRSWTYDRTEIDLVLKSEVASLDDFTPSGEWDIVALPGRRNENPDDSTYVDITYDFIIRRKPLFYTINLIIPCILITSLAILVFYLPSDCGEKMTLCISVLLALTVFLLLISKIVPPTSLDVPLVGKYLMFTMVLVTFSIVTSVCVLNVHHRSPTTHTMPPWVRTLFLRKLPALLFMKQPRQNCARQRLRQRRHTQERAATATLFLQAGARACTCYANPGTAKAEGLNGYREQQGQAPAPAAGCACGLEEAVDGVRFIADHMRSEDDDQSVSEDWKYVAMVIDRLFLWIFVFVCVFGTVGMFLQPLFQNYATNSLLQLGQGTPTSK, encoded by the exons GGAGCCTGGGCACGGACACGGAGGAGCGGCTGGTTGAGTATCTGCTGGACCCCGCGCGCTACAACAAGCTGATCCGGCCGGCGACCAACGGCTCCGAGCTGGTGACCGTGCAGCTGATGGTGTCGCTGGCGCAGCTCATCAGCGTG CACGAACGGGAGCAAATCATGACCACCAATGTCTGGCTGACGCAG GAGTGGGAAGACTACCGCCTCACCTGGAAGCCGGAGGATTTTGACAACATGAAGAAAGTCCGCCTGCCCTCCAAGCACATCTGGCTGCCTGATGTGGTGCTCTACAACAA TGCTGATGGGATGTACGAGGTCTCCTTCTACTCCAATGCGGTGATCTCCTACGATGGCAGCATCTTCTGGCTGCCGCCGGCCATCTACAAGAGTGCATGCAAGATCGAGGTGAAGCACTTCCCCTTCGACCAGCAGAACTGCACCATGAAGTTCCGCTCCTGGACCTATGACCGCACCGAGATCGACCTGGTGCTGAAGAGCGAGGTGGCCAGCCTGGATGACTTCACGCCCAGTGGCGAGTGGGACATCGTGGCACTGCCGGGACGCCGCAATGAGAATCCCGATGACTCCACCTACGTGGACATCACCTACGACTTCATCATCCGGCGCAAGCCGCTCTTCTACACCATCAACCTCATCATCCCCTGCATTCTCATCACCTCCCTGGCCATCCTTGTCTTCTACCTCCCGTCCGACTGCGGCGAGAAGATGACGCTCTGCATCTCCGTCCTGCTCGCCCTCACCGTCTTCCTGCTGCTCATCTCCAAGATTGTGCCACCCACGTCACTGGACGTGCCACTAGTGGGCAAGTACCTTATGTTCACCATGGTGCTGGTAACCTTCTCCATCGTCACCAGCGTCTGCGTCCTCAATGTGCACCACCGCTCACCCACCACGCACACCATGCCACCTTGGGTCCGCACCCTCTTCCTCCGCAAGCTCCCGGCACTGCTCTTCATGAAGCAGCCGCGGCAGAACTGTGCACGCCAGCGCCTGCGCCAGCGCCGGCACACCCAGGAGCGCGCCGCCACCGCCACCCTCTTCCTCCAGGCTGGTGCCCGCGCCTGCACCTGCTACGCCAACCCTGGCACTGCCAAGGCTGAGGGGCTCAATGGCTACCGGGAGCAGCAGGGGCAGGCGCCAGCCCCTGCGGCTGGCTGCGCCTGCGGGCTGGAAGAGGCGGTGGACGGCGTGCGCTTCATCGCCGACCACATGCGCAGCGAGGACGACGACCAGAGT GTGAGCGAGGACTGGAAGTACGTGGCCATGGTCATCGACCGTCTCTTCTTATGGATCTTCGTCTTCGTCTGTGTCTTCGGCACCGTCGGCATGTttctccagcccctcttccAGAACTACGCCACCaactccctgctgcagctcGGCCAGGGCACCCCCACCTCCAAATAG